A single genomic interval of Tsukamurella paurometabola harbors:
- a CDS encoding GMC family oxidoreductase, which produces MPADEYDYIVVGAGSAGAVMAARLSEDPGVSVLLLEAGGEADADEIHIPLAFASLFKTKWDWNYTTVPQKHLDDRGAYWPRMKALGGCSSMNAMIYIRGNHGDFDAWEREYGATGWSYDDVLPYFTRAEGNTSITNRYHGTSGPLTVEDRVYTHPLVDAWVDSAASYGMARNDDFNGATQDGAGRYQVTCRGGRRWSTDKAYIEPARSRPNLTVALGATARRIEFDGDRASGVVFAQQAAEHTAKARREVIVCGGAVNSPQLLMLSGIGPAEHLAEHGIDVRVALPGVGENLHDHPIVPVIFETHGATDLMEAQNLPNLLRWKLLGTGPLASNAGEAGGFFRSRDDLDLPDLQYHVMASGFYDNMLHEPTKRGFVCGPTLVNVASRGRLRLRSANPDWHPSIEPNYFEAPEDLDAMLAGTRAAFELCRQGPLARYLGKPWHLPETPSDDDYLAHIRAYAQTLFHPVGTCAMGTGENAVVDAQLRVRGTEGLRVVDASVMPMITRGNTNAPTIMIAEKAADEIRKSA; this is translated from the coding sequence TTGCCGGCGGACGAGTACGACTACATCGTGGTGGGCGCCGGCAGTGCCGGCGCCGTCATGGCGGCGCGACTGTCGGAGGATCCGGGCGTCTCCGTCCTGCTCCTCGAGGCGGGCGGCGAGGCCGATGCGGACGAGATCCACATCCCGCTGGCCTTCGCCTCGCTGTTCAAGACCAAGTGGGACTGGAACTACACCACGGTCCCGCAGAAGCACCTCGACGACCGCGGCGCCTACTGGCCGCGGATGAAGGCGCTCGGTGGCTGCTCCTCGATGAACGCGATGATCTACATCCGCGGCAATCACGGGGATTTCGACGCCTGGGAGCGCGAGTACGGCGCGACGGGCTGGTCCTACGACGACGTGTTGCCGTACTTCACCCGCGCCGAGGGCAACACGAGCATCACGAACCGATACCACGGGACGTCGGGCCCGCTCACCGTCGAAGACCGGGTGTACACGCACCCCCTGGTCGACGCGTGGGTGGACAGCGCGGCGAGCTACGGCATGGCCCGCAACGACGACTTCAACGGCGCCACCCAGGACGGCGCGGGGCGCTACCAGGTGACGTGCAGGGGCGGGCGGCGCTGGTCGACCGACAAGGCCTACATCGAGCCCGCCCGGTCGCGGCCCAATCTCACGGTCGCGCTGGGCGCCACGGCCCGGCGCATCGAGTTCGACGGTGACCGCGCCTCCGGCGTGGTCTTCGCACAGCAGGCGGCGGAGCACACCGCGAAAGCCCGCCGCGAGGTGATCGTGTGCGGCGGTGCCGTGAACTCGCCGCAGCTGCTCATGCTCTCCGGGATCGGTCCGGCCGAGCACCTCGCGGAGCACGGGATCGACGTCCGCGTCGCGCTGCCCGGCGTCGGCGAGAACCTGCACGACCACCCGATCGTCCCCGTGATCTTCGAGACGCACGGCGCCACGGACCTGATGGAAGCGCAGAACCTGCCGAACCTGCTGCGCTGGAAGCTCCTCGGCACCGGCCCGCTCGCCTCCAACGCGGGTGAGGCCGGCGGCTTCTTCCGCTCGCGCGACGACCTCGACCTGCCCGACCTGCAGTACCACGTCATGGCGTCGGGCTTCTACGACAACATGCTGCACGAGCCCACCAAGCGCGGCTTCGTGTGCGGCCCGACCCTGGTGAACGTCGCCAGCCGCGGCCGCCTGCGCCTGCGGTCGGCGAACCCCGACTGGCACCCGTCGATCGAGCCGAACTACTTCGAAGCGCCCGAGGACCTGGACGCGATGCTCGCCGGTACCCGCGCCGCCTTCGAGCTGTGCCGCCAGGGCCCCCTCGCCCGGTACCTCGGGAAGCCCTGGCACCTGCCGGAGACGCCGTCGGACGACGACTACCTCGCCCACATCCGGGCCTACGCGCAGACGCTGTTCCACCCCGTGGGCACGTGCGCGATGGGCACGGGCGAGAACGCCGTGGTCGACGCGCAGCTACGGGTCCGCGGCACCGAGGGGCTCCGCGTGGTCGACGCATCGGTGATGCCGATGATCACCCGCGGCAACACGAACGCACCCACCATCATGATCGCCGAGAAGGCGGCCGACGAGATCAGGAAGTCAGCATGA
- a CDS encoding aldehyde dehydrogenase family protein, which produces MTAANTQTFDSLNPRTGDVVETYPIHSADHVHAVVARAREQADWWQEIGFDGRKQALNTWKGVITRRINQLAQIVHDETGKPHGDALLEAALGIDHLAYAANHAKKVLGPRRVGSGLVMANQSATVRYHPLGVVGVIGPWNYPVFTPMGSIAYALAAGNAVVFKPSEYTPGVGVWLARTFEEAVGRPVLQAVTGLGETGHALCTSGVNKVAFTGSTNTGKKVMAACAETLTPVVIEAGGKDAFLVDRDADLDAAADAAAWGAFANAGQTCVGVERVYVHKDVYDPFLEKLVAKAREVTANDSDESKIGPITMPSQLAIIKSHIEDALARGGRALVGGIDAVGERFVQPTVLVDVPEDSIAVTQETFGPTVTVAKVDTMDEAVELANATRYGLAATVFSKARGMELADRIRSGMAAVNGIITFAGVPNLPFGGVGESGFGRIHGPDGLREFTYAKGIARKRFNPLLNLTSFARTAAQEGQLTQLMTILHGRGGTIT; this is translated from the coding sequence ATGACCGCAGCGAACACGCAGACCTTCGACTCCCTCAACCCCCGCACGGGCGACGTGGTCGAGACCTATCCGATCCACTCCGCCGACCACGTCCATGCGGTCGTCGCGCGGGCCCGCGAACAGGCCGATTGGTGGCAGGAGATCGGCTTCGACGGCCGCAAGCAGGCCCTCAACACCTGGAAGGGCGTGATCACCCGGCGGATCAATCAGCTGGCGCAGATCGTGCACGACGAGACGGGTAAGCCGCACGGCGACGCCCTGCTCGAGGCCGCCCTCGGCATCGACCATCTGGCGTACGCGGCCAATCATGCGAAGAAGGTCCTCGGGCCGCGCCGCGTCGGTTCGGGACTGGTCATGGCGAACCAGTCGGCGACGGTGCGGTACCACCCGCTGGGCGTGGTCGGCGTGATCGGGCCGTGGAACTACCCCGTCTTCACGCCGATGGGGTCGATCGCCTACGCCCTCGCGGCCGGCAACGCCGTCGTCTTCAAGCCGTCCGAGTACACGCCGGGCGTCGGCGTGTGGTTGGCCCGAACCTTCGAGGAGGCCGTGGGGCGCCCCGTGCTGCAGGCCGTCACGGGCCTCGGCGAGACCGGCCACGCGCTGTGCACGTCGGGCGTGAACAAGGTGGCCTTCACCGGCTCCACCAACACCGGCAAGAAGGTCATGGCCGCGTGCGCCGAGACGCTCACCCCGGTGGTCATCGAGGCCGGCGGCAAGGACGCCTTCCTCGTGGACCGCGACGCCGACCTCGACGCGGCCGCCGACGCGGCGGCCTGGGGCGCGTTCGCGAACGCGGGCCAGACCTGCGTCGGCGTCGAGCGCGTCTACGTGCACAAGGACGTCTACGACCCGTTCCTGGAGAAGCTCGTCGCGAAGGCGCGCGAGGTCACGGCGAACGATTCGGACGAGTCCAAGATCGGCCCGATCACGATGCCGAGCCAACTGGCGATCATCAAGTCGCACATCGAGGACGCGCTCGCGCGCGGCGGCCGCGCCCTCGTCGGCGGCATCGACGCGGTCGGCGAACGGTTCGTCCAGCCGACGGTGCTCGTCGACGTGCCGGAGGATTCGATCGCGGTCACGCAGGAGACGTTCGGGCCGACGGTGACGGTCGCCAAGGTCGACACGATGGACGAGGCGGTCGAGCTCGCGAACGCCACGAGGTACGGGCTCGCGGCGACGGTGTTCTCGAAGGCACGGGGCATGGAGCTGGCGGATCGGATCCGCTCCGGCATGGCCGCGGTGAACGGCATCATCACCTTCGCGGGGGTGCCGAACCTGCCCTTCGGCGGCGTCGGCGAGTCGGGCTTCGGCCGCATCCACGGCCCCGACGGACTGCGCGAGTTCACCTATGCCAAGGGCATCGCCCGCAAGCGGTTCAACCCGCTGCTCAACCTGACGAGCTTCGCGCGCACCGCGGCGCAGGAGGGTCAGCTGACGCAGCTGATGACGATCCTGCACGGGCGCGGCGGCACGATCACGTAG
- the rpe gene encoding ribulose-phosphate 3-epimerase, giving the protein MSSPMIAPSILSADFARLGAEVEAVGGAGGADWVHVDVMDNHFVPNLTLGLPVVQSLLGATTIPLDCHLMIDDPGRWAPPYAEAGAYNVTFHAEATDDPVAVAKDIRAAGGKAGLAIKPGTAFEPYIEILKSFDTLLVMSVEPGFGGQSFIADVLDKARAARRLVDSGELRLLVEIDGGINADTIEQAAAAGVDCFVAGSAVYNAADPAEAVRKLRAQAAATARA; this is encoded by the coding sequence ATGTCTTCGCCGATGATCGCGCCGTCCATCCTCTCCGCCGACTTCGCCCGGCTCGGGGCCGAAGTGGAGGCGGTCGGTGGGGCGGGGGGCGCCGACTGGGTGCACGTCGACGTCATGGACAACCATTTCGTCCCGAACCTCACCCTGGGGCTGCCGGTGGTGCAGAGCCTGCTGGGGGCCACGACGATCCCGCTCGACTGCCACCTCATGATCGACGACCCGGGCCGCTGGGCGCCCCCGTACGCCGAGGCCGGCGCCTACAACGTGACCTTCCACGCCGAAGCCACCGACGACCCGGTCGCCGTCGCCAAGGACATCCGCGCGGCGGGTGGCAAGGCCGGTCTGGCGATCAAGCCCGGTACCGCCTTCGAGCCCTACATCGAGATCCTCAAGAGCTTCGACACGCTGCTGGTCATGAGCGTGGAGCCGGGCTTCGGCGGCCAGTCGTTCATCGCCGACGTGCTGGACAAGGCGCGCGCCGCGCGGCGGCTCGTCGACTCCGGCGAGTTGCGCCTGCTCGTCGAGATCGACGGCGGCATCAACGCCGACACCATCGAGCAGGCCGCCGCCGCCGGTGTGGACTGCTTCGTCGCCGGCTCGGCCGTGTACAACGCCGCCGACCCCGCCGAGGCCGTGCGCAAGCTGCGCGCCCAGGCCGCCGCCACCGCACGGGCCTGA
- the ribD gene encoding bifunctional diaminohydroxyphosphoribosylaminopyrimidine deaminase/5-amino-6-(5-phosphoribosylamino)uracil reductase RibD translates to MDVEAALALAIEESVAARGVSTPNPPVGAVILAADGTVVGRGRTAPAGGPHAEVVALADAGAAARGGTAVVTLEPCDHTGRTGPCTQALIAAGIAHVAYAAADPNPVAAGGAETLRGAGVAVEHLAVEPWPLTEWLFRQRYGRPMVTVKLAATVDGRIAAPDGTSQWITGPEARSRAHAERAQLDAIIVGTGTVLADDPALTARNADGAPLPHQPVRIVLGERPIPADAKVLTGPGESRLVRGRDPRAALDAAGDAVHVQVEGGATVIGAFVAAGLADRVQAYIAPVLLGAGLPSLTVPGVGTLADATRFRMDTVERLGDDVLVTLLRSP, encoded by the coding sequence GTGGACGTCGAGGCCGCGCTGGCGCTCGCCATCGAGGAATCGGTGGCGGCGCGCGGGGTGAGCACCCCGAACCCGCCGGTCGGCGCCGTGATCCTCGCCGCCGACGGCACCGTCGTCGGACGGGGCCGCACCGCCCCCGCGGGCGGCCCACACGCCGAGGTCGTGGCCCTCGCCGACGCCGGAGCGGCCGCGCGCGGCGGCACCGCCGTCGTCACCCTCGAGCCGTGCGATCACACCGGCCGCACCGGCCCCTGCACGCAGGCCCTCATCGCCGCCGGGATCGCGCACGTCGCCTACGCCGCCGCCGACCCGAATCCCGTCGCCGCCGGGGGCGCGGAGACCCTGCGCGGCGCCGGCGTCGCGGTGGAACACCTCGCCGTCGAGCCGTGGCCGCTCACAGAGTGGCTGTTCCGGCAGCGGTACGGCCGCCCGATGGTCACCGTCAAACTGGCCGCCACCGTCGACGGCCGGATCGCCGCCCCCGACGGCACCAGCCAATGGATCACCGGCCCCGAGGCGCGCAGCCGCGCACACGCCGAACGGGCCCAGCTCGACGCGATCATCGTGGGTACCGGCACCGTTCTCGCCGACGACCCCGCGCTCACCGCCAGGAACGCCGACGGGGCGCCGCTGCCGCATCAGCCCGTGCGGATCGTGCTGGGGGAGAGGCCGATCCCCGCCGACGCGAAGGTGCTGACCGGTCCGGGGGAGTCGCGGCTGGTGCGCGGCCGCGACCCGCGCGCCGCGCTGGACGCCGCGGGCGACGCCGTGCACGTGCAGGTCGAGGGCGGCGCGACCGTGATCGGTGCCTTCGTCGCCGCGGGCCTCGCCGACCGGGTCCAGGCGTACATCGCCCCGGTCCTGCTCGGCGCCGGGCTGCCCTCCCTGACGGTGCCCGGCGTGGGCACGCTCGCCGACGCCACGCGGTTCCGCATGGACACCGTCGAGCGGCTCGGCGACGACGTGCTGGTCACACTGTTGCGTTCTCCGTGA
- a CDS encoding DUF4352 domain-containing protein, whose protein sequence is MSQQPFPLQPGQYHVGPGNPPPYQPPKKKRKWPWIVLGVIAFLIVVTVATGGGEKKDDASAAPGTSRGVTTAQKADPKAAGLNTPVRDGKFEFVVTGVQAGLTDIGDNPYLAQKAQGQFVVVSMTVKNIGTKPQGFSPSSQKLKDSQGRTFESDASAQIALGDSDVPVWDNINPGNTVQVKVVFDMPKDAVPATIELHDSMFSGGAKVTLK, encoded by the coding sequence ATGTCTCAGCAGCCCTTCCCGCTGCAGCCCGGCCAGTACCACGTGGGTCCGGGAAATCCGCCGCCGTACCAGCCGCCGAAGAAGAAGCGGAAGTGGCCGTGGATCGTCCTCGGGGTGATCGCGTTCCTGATCGTCGTCACCGTCGCGACCGGCGGCGGCGAGAAGAAGGACGACGCGAGCGCCGCCCCGGGCACCTCTCGCGGCGTCACCACCGCGCAGAAGGCCGACCCGAAGGCGGCTGGCCTGAACACGCCGGTCCGGGACGGGAAGTTCGAGTTCGTGGTCACCGGCGTGCAGGCCGGCCTCACGGACATCGGCGACAACCCGTACCTGGCGCAGAAGGCCCAGGGCCAGTTCGTCGTGGTGTCCATGACGGTGAAGAACATCGGCACCAAGCCGCAGGGCTTCTCCCCCAGCTCGCAGAAGCTCAAGGACTCACAGGGCCGCACGTTCGAGTCGGATGCGTCCGCACAGATCGCGCTCGGTGATTCCGATGTGCCCGTGTGGGACAACATCAACCCCGGCAACACCGTCCAGGTCAAGGTCGTCTTCGACATGCCCAAGGACGCCGTGCCCGCCACCATCGAGCTCCACGACTCGATGTTCTCGGGCGGCGCGAAGGTGACGCTGAAGTAG
- a CDS encoding riboflavin synthase encodes MFTGIVEELGVITAREDLPDAARFTVQGDLVTSDAKHGDSIAVNGVCLTVVTVEGGAFTADVMEESLRRSSLSKLGPGDRVNLERAAAVNSRLGGHIVQGHVDGTGHVLSLSPSEHWTVVRLALPEQLARYVVEKGSITIDGVSLTVSALGRGVTGDDAQHWFEVSLIPTTLELTNLGGAEPGTVVNLEVDIVAKYVERLTGFAGREEEK; translated from the coding sequence ATGTTCACCGGCATCGTCGAAGAGTTGGGCGTGATCACCGCCCGCGAGGATCTCCCGGACGCGGCCCGGTTCACGGTCCAGGGCGATCTCGTCACCTCCGATGCGAAACACGGCGATTCGATCGCGGTCAACGGTGTCTGCCTCACGGTCGTCACCGTCGAGGGCGGCGCCTTCACCGCCGACGTCATGGAGGAATCGCTCCGTCGCAGCTCCCTGAGCAAGCTCGGCCCGGGCGACCGCGTCAACCTCGAGCGGGCCGCCGCCGTGAACTCCCGCCTCGGTGGGCACATCGTGCAGGGCCACGTCGACGGCACCGGGCACGTCCTGAGCCTGAGCCCGTCCGAGCACTGGACGGTCGTGCGGCTCGCCCTTCCCGAGCAGTTGGCCCGCTACGTCGTCGAGAAGGGCTCCATCACCATCGACGGGGTCTCGCTCACGGTCTCCGCGCTCGGGCGGGGGGTGACCGGCGACGACGCGCAGCACTGGTTCGAGGTCTCGCTCATCCCCACCACCCTCGAGCTCACCAACCTCGGCGGCGCCGAGCCCGGCACCGTCGTCAACCTCGAAGTGGACATCGTCGCCAAGTACGTCGAGCGCCTGACCGGATTCGCCGGGCGCGAGGAGGAGAAGTAG
- a CDS encoding PH domain-containing protein: MTDSATQPVLDVTPRKIKIYAWSFAVVLVLGHAFVAWLLKAGGDSGIAFKTGDQAGMVGIGIVLACGALLFARPRLRLGPDGVTVRNLLGENTYPWDVVEGFSFPEGAQFAHLELPRDEFVAIWAIQARDGELAVQSLKRVREVAAVYQR, translated from the coding sequence ATGACCGACTCCGCCACGCAGCCCGTGCTCGACGTGACCCCGCGCAAGATCAAGATCTACGCGTGGTCCTTCGCGGTGGTGCTGGTGCTGGGCCACGCCTTCGTCGCCTGGCTGCTCAAGGCCGGCGGCGACTCCGGGATCGCCTTCAAGACCGGCGATCAGGCGGGAATGGTGGGCATCGGCATCGTCCTCGCATGCGGCGCGCTGCTCTTCGCGCGCCCGCGGCTGCGCCTCGGCCCCGACGGGGTGACGGTGCGCAACCTGCTGGGCGAGAACACCTACCCGTGGGACGTCGTCGAGGGGTTCTCGTTCCCCGAGGGCGCGCAGTTCGCGCACCTCGAACTACCTCGCGACGAGTTCGTCGCGATCTGGGCCATCCAGGCCCGCGACGGCGAGCTCGCGGTGCAGTCGCTCAAGCGCGTCCGCGAGGTCGCCGCCGTCTACCAGCGCTGA
- the ribH gene encoding 6,7-dimethyl-8-ribityllumazine synthase: MSGAGVPDIPLDGAADLRLAVVASRWHDTVCEALLAGALRTAEGAGVRHVTVERVAGAVELPVVAQELVKNHDAVVALGVVIRGGTPHFEYVCDALTAGLLRVSLDAGVPVGNGVLTTNTEAEALDRAGLPGSAEDKGEQAASAALDTALTLRRLRGDR; this comes from the coding sequence GTGAGCGGCGCTGGAGTCCCCGACATCCCCCTCGACGGCGCCGCCGACCTGCGGCTGGCCGTCGTCGCCTCGCGCTGGCACGACACCGTCTGCGAGGCGCTCCTCGCGGGCGCGCTCCGGACGGCCGAGGGTGCGGGCGTGCGGCACGTCACCGTCGAGCGGGTCGCGGGAGCGGTCGAGTTGCCGGTCGTGGCGCAGGAGCTCGTGAAGAACCACGACGCCGTCGTGGCGCTGGGCGTCGTGATCCGCGGCGGCACTCCCCATTTCGAGTACGTCTGCGACGCGCTCACCGCGGGCCTGCTGCGCGTCTCGCTCGACGCCGGCGTTCCGGTCGGCAACGGCGTGCTCACCACGAACACCGAGGCGGAGGCCCTCGACCGCGCCGGCCTGCCCGGCTCGGCCGAGGACAAGGGCGAGCAGGCCGCCTCCGCGGCACTCGACACCGCACTGACGCTGCGCCGGCTGCGGGGCGACCGATGA
- a CDS encoding bifunctional 3,4-dihydroxy-2-butanone-4-phosphate synthase/GTP cyclohydrolase II codes for MTRFDSIERAIEDIAAGKAVVVVDDEDRENEGDLIFAAEKATPELVAFMVRYTSGYLCVPLDGATCDKLGLPPMYSTNQDKHGTAYTVTVDAKEGVGTGISAADRATTMLKLADPSSTVDDFTRPGHVVPLRAKDGGVLRRPGHTEAAVDLATLAGLAPAGVICEIVSEKDPGGMAKSDELRVFADEHGLAMISIADMIAWRRKHEKHVVQVASARIPTRYGDFQAVGYTSIHDDVEHVALVKGDITADDGADVLVRVHSECLTGDVFGSLRCDCGPQLDAAMEMVAQEGRGVVLYMRGHEGRGIGLMHKLQAYQLQDGGADTVDANLQLGLPADARDYGLGAQILVDLGITSMRLLTNNPAKRVGLDGYGLQITERVAMPLRANAENIHYLRTKRDRMGHDLRDLDHFDQGGTA; via the coding sequence ATGACCAGGTTCGATTCCATCGAGCGCGCCATCGAGGACATCGCCGCGGGCAAGGCCGTCGTCGTGGTCGACGACGAGGACCGGGAGAACGAGGGCGATCTCATCTTCGCCGCCGAGAAGGCGACGCCCGAGCTGGTGGCCTTCATGGTCCGCTACACGTCCGGCTACCTCTGCGTGCCGCTCGACGGCGCCACCTGCGACAAGCTCGGCCTTCCGCCGATGTACTCGACCAACCAGGACAAGCACGGCACCGCGTACACCGTGACCGTCGACGCGAAGGAGGGCGTGGGTACCGGCATCTCCGCCGCCGACCGCGCCACCACCATGCTCAAGCTGGCCGACCCGAGCTCCACGGTCGACGACTTCACCCGCCCCGGCCACGTCGTGCCGCTGCGCGCCAAGGACGGCGGCGTGCTGCGCCGTCCCGGCCACACCGAGGCCGCCGTCGACCTGGCGACCCTGGCCGGGCTCGCCCCCGCGGGCGTGATCTGCGAGATCGTCTCCGAGAAGGACCCCGGCGGCATGGCCAAGTCCGACGAGTTGCGCGTCTTCGCCGACGAGCACGGTCTCGCCATGATCTCCATCGCCGACATGATCGCCTGGCGCCGGAAGCACGAGAAGCACGTCGTGCAGGTCGCCTCCGCGCGCATCCCCACCCGCTACGGCGACTTCCAGGCCGTCGGCTACACCTCGATCCACGACGACGTCGAACACGTCGCCCTGGTCAAGGGCGACATCACCGCCGACGACGGTGCCGACGTGCTCGTCCGCGTGCACAGTGAATGTCTCACCGGCGACGTCTTCGGGTCGCTGCGCTGCGACTGCGGCCCCCAGCTGGATGCCGCGATGGAGATGGTGGCCCAGGAGGGGCGCGGCGTCGTGCTGTACATGCGCGGGCACGAGGGCCGCGGCATCGGCCTCATGCACAAGCTGCAGGCGTACCAGCTGCAGGACGGCGGCGCCGACACGGTCGACGCGAACCTCCAGCTCGGTCTCCCCGCCGACGCCCGCGACTACGGGCTCGGCGCGCAGATCCTCGTGGACCTCGGCATCACGTCGATGCGCCTGCTGACCAACAACCCGGCCAAGCGCGTCGGCCTCGACGGCTACGGCCTGCAGATCACCGAGCGGGTCGCGATGCCGCTGCGCGCGAACGCCGAGAACATCCACTACCTGCGCACCAAGCGCGACCGCATGGGCCACGACCTGCGCGACCTCGACCACTTCGACCAGGGAGGTACCGCGTGA
- a CDS encoding 6,7-dimethyl-8-ribityllumazine synthase, producing the protein MSRIALVQATWHRNIVDRARDGFLEEWARLGNDGAAVDVFEVPGAYEIPLTAKRLALSGRYVAIVAAGLVVDGGIYRHEFVATAVIDGLMRVQLDTDVPVFSVVLTPHHFHEHDEHTDYFERHFVGKGAEAARAVDATLAVHAALPTA; encoded by the coding sequence ATGAGCCGCATCGCTCTCGTGCAGGCCACCTGGCACCGGAACATCGTCGACCGGGCCCGCGACGGCTTCCTCGAGGAGTGGGCCCGGCTCGGGAACGACGGCGCAGCGGTCGACGTCTTCGAGGTACCCGGCGCCTACGAGATCCCACTGACCGCGAAGCGGCTGGCGCTGTCGGGGCGGTACGTCGCGATCGTCGCCGCCGGCCTGGTGGTGGACGGCGGCATCTACCGCCACGAGTTCGTCGCGACCGCCGTCATCGACGGCCTCATGCGCGTGCAACTCGACACCGACGTCCCCGTGTTCTCGGTGGTGCTCACGCCGCACCACTTCCACGAGCACGACGAGCACACCGACTACTTCGAGCGGCACTTCGTGGGCAAGGGAGCCGAGGCCGCACGGGCCGTCGACGCCACCCTCGCGGTGCACGCCGCGCTGCCCACCGCCTAG
- a CDS encoding peptide MFS transporter, with the protein MTTTPGYKPDTRFFGHPWPLVNLFGVEMWERFSFYGMQAILAYYLYYSAADGGLGFDKATSLGIVGAYGGFVYLSTIAGAWVSDRLLGAERTLFYSACLVMAGHVALAAVPGAAGVAIGLVLVAVGSGGVKGNATKVVGDLYPDGDTRRDAGFSLFYMGVNLGAFIGPLLTGYLQDTVGFHFGFGLAAVGMALGLLQYGLTRKMLPRISQEVPNPASRTDIQRVAAGAVVAIAVVVVLILFGVITAENLVDAVIITVAAISLVYFVFLLRSTRVDGAERNGVKAFIPLFLSQVAFWALFQQMFTFVAVYADERLDRSLGGWEFPASWIQSVDPVYILIFAPVFAALWTKLGPRQPSTPIKFAIGTMGIGVAFLAFLLMPPGANTVPLIGLLAIMLIFALAELCISPVGLSVSTKLAPRAFATQMVALNFLSISLGTALAGRLATFYDQTDEAPYFLVLGGTAIGIGLIVVALTPMIKRLAPAVA; encoded by the coding sequence ATGACCACCACCCCCGGTTACAAACCCGACACCCGCTTCTTCGGACATCCCTGGCCGCTGGTGAACCTGTTCGGCGTGGAGATGTGGGAACGCTTCTCGTTCTACGGGATGCAGGCGATCCTGGCGTACTACCTCTACTACTCCGCCGCCGACGGCGGCCTCGGCTTCGACAAAGCGACGTCGCTGGGGATCGTCGGCGCCTACGGCGGTTTCGTCTACCTCTCGACGATCGCCGGTGCCTGGGTCTCGGACCGCCTCCTCGGCGCGGAGCGCACCCTCTTCTACTCCGCCTGCTTGGTTATGGCGGGCCACGTCGCCCTGGCCGCCGTTCCCGGGGCCGCCGGCGTGGCGATCGGCCTGGTGCTGGTCGCCGTGGGCTCGGGCGGCGTGAAGGGCAACGCCACCAAGGTGGTCGGCGATCTCTATCCCGACGGCGACACCCGCCGTGACGCGGGCTTCTCCCTTTTCTACATGGGGGTCAACCTGGGCGCCTTCATCGGCCCACTGCTCACCGGCTACCTCCAGGACACCGTCGGATTCCACTTCGGCTTCGGCCTCGCCGCGGTCGGCATGGCGCTCGGCCTGCTGCAGTACGGCCTGACCCGCAAGATGCTGCCGCGGATCAGCCAGGAGGTGCCGAACCCGGCCTCCCGCACCGACATCCAGCGGGTCGCCGCGGGCGCCGTGGTCGCGATCGCGGTGGTCGTCGTGCTCATCCTGTTCGGTGTCATCACCGCGGAGAACCTGGTGGACGCCGTGATCATCACGGTGGCCGCGATCTCCCTGGTCTACTTCGTCTTCCTGCTCCGCAGCACCCGGGTCGACGGTGCCGAGCGCAACGGGGTCAAGGCGTTCATCCCGCTGTTCCTGTCGCAGGTCGCGTTCTGGGCCCTGTTCCAGCAGATGTTCACCTTCGTCGCGGTCTACGCGGACGAGCGGCTCGACCGCAGTCTCGGCGGCTGGGAGTTCCCCGCCTCGTGGATCCAGTCGGTGGACCCGGTGTACATTCTGATCTTCGCGCCGGTCTTCGCGGCGCTGTGGACCAAGCTCGGACCCCGACAGCCCAGCACCCCGATCAAGTTCGCCATCGGCACGATGGGTATCGGCGTCGCCTTCCTCGCGTTCCTCCTCATGCCGCCGGGGGCGAACACCGTGCCGCTGATCGGACTGCTCGCGATCATGCTCATCTTCGCCCTGGCCGAGCTGTGCATCTCCCCCGTGGGCCTCAGCGTCTCGACCAAGCTCGCTCCGCGCGCCTTCGCCACGCAGATGGTGGCACTCAACTTCCTGTCGATCAGCCTCGGCACCGCCCTCGCGGGTCGCCTCGCGACCTTCTACGACCAGACCGACGAGGCGCCGTACTTCCTGGTCCTGGGCGGCACCGCCATCGGCATCGGCCTGATCGTGGTGGCGCTCACCCCGATGATCAAGCGTCTCGCCCCCGCGGTCGCCTGA